The Acyrthosiphon pisum isolate AL4f unplaced genomic scaffold, pea_aphid_22Mar2018_4r6ur Scaffold_2040;HRSCAF=2554, whole genome shotgun sequence genome includes a region encoding these proteins:
- the LOC100165808 gene encoding protein sevenless isoform X2 translates to MIVYIILLLYVLNTSVAAAAAAAVADEKNEIILVSNHKIYSRTTKIMDTPISVYSTNQTIIGVSINIRTNTYYILESSGSLLALSDNKTKTLLTTKKEILMDISIDWINHQLYILMSSTENTTAYSIKKFDLEQEKVDEIVSGFDSKPIQIEVDPCNGFLFWTSKLGLHSFDLTDAEKSTILILKNEDIGPFVINYIQLCLFVIFRKQNTIMSVSLDGQKVINIRNNTHTALFSDATSLLHTNELFYWSNGSVLMREDYFIDDQKYYQTIYPEIHFKVNLLISNFIDQQPIPSPRNPSQSKNHPFMFKVKHEFNAKNHHLWYEYGSDEPWIILISGLLLISLFLTMLIKYYSAKKPDIIRKLREMPQTLVLANNMGYQRAVLFQKRDNNELIRIKRKQITLTKRLGSGAFGEVFEGNVKDIINEKVEYCVALKSLNGCTSQYVLEEFLKEAKIMNNLKHKNILRVFGVCLDNEPNFIIMELMKEGDLLSYLRKTRPTQILNRMDYMRMCIDVAEGCSYLKNMHLVHRDLAARNCLVSSSDPKEQVIKIGDFGLARKMYAHYYRKEGEALLPVRWMSPESLVDGVYTSQSDVWAFGVLLWEIMSQGHQPYPGLSNINAMYYVQHGGRLEKPINCPKTLYNLMKKCWHVQPEKRPTFEFCLKFLKSYYMVLEYINKRDTELQIIPEYLNL, encoded by the exons ATgatcgtttatataatattattactctatgTGCTCAACACGTCTGTggcggcagcagcagcagcagccgtGGCTGACGAAAAG aaTGAAATCATACTTGtttccaatcataaaatatattcaagaaCAACGAAAATTATGGACACACCTATAAGTGTTTATTCCACAAATCAAACAATCATTG GTGTATCGATTAATATAcgtacaaatacatattatattttggaatcGTCGGGCTCGTTACTTGCATTGTCAGATAACAAGACAAAAACtttattaacaacaaaaaaagaaatattaatggACATTTCCATCGATTGGATTAATCATcagctttatattttaatgtcatcAACCGAAAATACTACAGcgtacagtataaaaaaatttgatttagaaCAGGAAAAAGTAGACGAAATAGTTTCTGGATTTGATTCAAAACCTATTCAGATTGAAGTGGATCCTTGCAATgg atttttattttggacTTCGAAATTGGGACTGCATAGTTTTGACTTGACTGATGCTGAAAAGTCgaccatattaattttaaaaaatgaagataTTGGTCCAtttgttataaactatatacagtTATGTTTGTTCGTGATATTCCGGAAGCAAAACACAATAATGTCTGTTTCTTTGGATGG TcagaaagtaataaatattagaaataacaCACATACAGCGCTATTTTCTGATGCTACGTCTTTGTTACATAcgaatgaattattttattggtcaaaTGGTTCTGTATTAATGAGAGAAGACTACTTTATTGATGATCAAAAATACTATCAAACTATATATCCGGAAATTCATTTTAAAGTCAATTtgttaatatctaattttattgatCAACAACCAATACCGTCTCCTAGAAATCCCTCACAGTCAA aaaatcatCCGTTCATGTTCAAAGTGAAACATGAATTTAATGCAAAGAATCATCATTTGTGGTACGAATATGGATCAGATGAACcatggataatattaatatcaggaCTTTTGTTGATTTCCCTATTTTTGACCATGCTCATTAAGTATT atAGTGCTAAAAAGCCAGATATTATAAGGAAACTTAGAGAAATGCCACAAACTCTTGTACTTGCTAATAATATGGGTTATCAAAGAGCTGTGTTGTTTCAAAAAAGAGACAACAATGAATTGATCAGAATTAAACGTAAGCAAATAACGCTAACAAAAAGATTGGGATCAGGAGCTTTTGGAGAAGTTTTTGAAGGAAATGTCaaagatataataaatgaaaaagttGAATATTGTGTTGCGTTGAAATCATTAAATGGATGTACCAGTCAATATGTACTAgaagaatttttaaaagaagcaaaaataatgaataatttaaaacataaaaatattttgagagttTTTGGAGTATGTTTAGATAATgaacctaattttattattatggaacTTATGAAAGAAGGTGatttattgagttatttaaGAAAAACCAGACCAACCCAA ATATTGAATCGTATGGACTATATGAGAATGTGTATCGATGTAGCCGAAGGATGCTCATACCTTAAAAATATGCACCTTGTGCACCGAGATCTTGCAGCACGTAATTGCCTGGTATCGTCTTCCGACCCTAAAGAGCAAGTTATAAAAATTGGTGATTTTGGATTGGCAAGAAAAATGTATGCACATTATTACCGAAAAGAAGGAGAAGCTTTACTGCCTGTTCG atGGATGTCACCAGAATCACTGGTGGATGGTGTCTATACCAGTCAATCCGACGTTTGGGCCTTTGGTGTCTTGTTATGGGAAATTATGTCCCAAGGTCATCAACCTTATCCAGGACTATCTAATATAAATGCCATGTATTATGTTCAACATGGCGGAAGGCttgaaaaaccaataaattgtccaaaaacttt atataatttgatgaaaaaatgttGGCATGTCCAGCCAGAAAAAAGGCCtacatttgaattttgtttaaaattcttaaaatcatattatatggttttagaATACATTAATAAGAGAGATACAGAACTACAGATTATtcctgaatatttaaatttataa
- the LOC100165808 gene encoding protein sevenless isoform X1 yields the protein MQLSPDHRLRDEKAVYFAMIVYIILLLYVLNTSVAAAAAAAVADEKNEIILVSNHKIYSRTTKIMDTPISVYSTNQTIIGVSINIRTNTYYILESSGSLLALSDNKTKTLLTTKKEILMDISIDWINHQLYILMSSTENTTAYSIKKFDLEQEKVDEIVSGFDSKPIQIEVDPCNGFLFWTSKLGLHSFDLTDAEKSTILILKNEDIGPFVINYIQLCLFVIFRKQNTIMSVSLDGQKVINIRNNTHTALFSDATSLLHTNELFYWSNGSVLMREDYFIDDQKYYQTIYPEIHFKVNLLISNFIDQQPIPSPRNPSQSKNHPFMFKVKHEFNAKNHHLWYEYGSDEPWIILISGLLLISLFLTMLIKYYSAKKPDIIRKLREMPQTLVLANNMGYQRAVLFQKRDNNELIRIKRKQITLTKRLGSGAFGEVFEGNVKDIINEKVEYCVALKSLNGCTSQYVLEEFLKEAKIMNNLKHKNILRVFGVCLDNEPNFIIMELMKEGDLLSYLRKTRPTQILNRMDYMRMCIDVAEGCSYLKNMHLVHRDLAARNCLVSSSDPKEQVIKIGDFGLARKMYAHYYRKEGEALLPVRWMSPESLVDGVYTSQSDVWAFGVLLWEIMSQGHQPYPGLSNINAMYYVQHGGRLEKPINCPKTLYNLMKKCWHVQPEKRPTFEFCLKFLKSYYMVLEYINKRDTELQIIPEYLNL from the exons ATGCAGTTGTCACCCGACCATCGTTTGCGTGACGAAAAAGCCGTTTACTTCGCCATgatcgtttatataatattattactctatgTGCTCAACACGTCTGTggcggcagcagcagcagcagccgtGGCTGACGAAAAG aaTGAAATCATACTTGtttccaatcataaaatatattcaagaaCAACGAAAATTATGGACACACCTATAAGTGTTTATTCCACAAATCAAACAATCATTG GTGTATCGATTAATATAcgtacaaatacatattatattttggaatcGTCGGGCTCGTTACTTGCATTGTCAGATAACAAGACAAAAACtttattaacaacaaaaaaagaaatattaatggACATTTCCATCGATTGGATTAATCATcagctttatattttaatgtcatcAACCGAAAATACTACAGcgtacagtataaaaaaatttgatttagaaCAGGAAAAAGTAGACGAAATAGTTTCTGGATTTGATTCAAAACCTATTCAGATTGAAGTGGATCCTTGCAATgg atttttattttggacTTCGAAATTGGGACTGCATAGTTTTGACTTGACTGATGCTGAAAAGTCgaccatattaattttaaaaaatgaagataTTGGTCCAtttgttataaactatatacagtTATGTTTGTTCGTGATATTCCGGAAGCAAAACACAATAATGTCTGTTTCTTTGGATGG TcagaaagtaataaatattagaaataacaCACATACAGCGCTATTTTCTGATGCTACGTCTTTGTTACATAcgaatgaattattttattggtcaaaTGGTTCTGTATTAATGAGAGAAGACTACTTTATTGATGATCAAAAATACTATCAAACTATATATCCGGAAATTCATTTTAAAGTCAATTtgttaatatctaattttattgatCAACAACCAATACCGTCTCCTAGAAATCCCTCACAGTCAA aaaatcatCCGTTCATGTTCAAAGTGAAACATGAATTTAATGCAAAGAATCATCATTTGTGGTACGAATATGGATCAGATGAACcatggataatattaatatcaggaCTTTTGTTGATTTCCCTATTTTTGACCATGCTCATTAAGTATT atAGTGCTAAAAAGCCAGATATTATAAGGAAACTTAGAGAAATGCCACAAACTCTTGTACTTGCTAATAATATGGGTTATCAAAGAGCTGTGTTGTTTCAAAAAAGAGACAACAATGAATTGATCAGAATTAAACGTAAGCAAATAACGCTAACAAAAAGATTGGGATCAGGAGCTTTTGGAGAAGTTTTTGAAGGAAATGTCaaagatataataaatgaaaaagttGAATATTGTGTTGCGTTGAAATCATTAAATGGATGTACCAGTCAATATGTACTAgaagaatttttaaaagaagcaaaaataatgaataatttaaaacataaaaatattttgagagttTTTGGAGTATGTTTAGATAATgaacctaattttattattatggaacTTATGAAAGAAGGTGatttattgagttatttaaGAAAAACCAGACCAACCCAA ATATTGAATCGTATGGACTATATGAGAATGTGTATCGATGTAGCCGAAGGATGCTCATACCTTAAAAATATGCACCTTGTGCACCGAGATCTTGCAGCACGTAATTGCCTGGTATCGTCTTCCGACCCTAAAGAGCAAGTTATAAAAATTGGTGATTTTGGATTGGCAAGAAAAATGTATGCACATTATTACCGAAAAGAAGGAGAAGCTTTACTGCCTGTTCG atGGATGTCACCAGAATCACTGGTGGATGGTGTCTATACCAGTCAATCCGACGTTTGGGCCTTTGGTGTCTTGTTATGGGAAATTATGTCCCAAGGTCATCAACCTTATCCAGGACTATCTAATATAAATGCCATGTATTATGTTCAACATGGCGGAAGGCttgaaaaaccaataaattgtccaaaaacttt atataatttgatgaaaaaatgttGGCATGTCCAGCCAGAAAAAAGGCCtacatttgaattttgtttaaaattcttaaaatcatattatatggttttagaATACATTAATAAGAGAGATACAGAACTACAGATTATtcctgaatatttaaatttataa